One segment of Raphanus sativus cultivar WK10039 unplaced genomic scaffold, ASM80110v3 Scaffold0425, whole genome shotgun sequence DNA contains the following:
- the LOC108827144 gene encoding uncharacterized protein LOC108827144 encodes MANIEKLQFPALEITGANYTAWITNMELHLDSEKILDTIKEGNKTASHEKAKAVIFLRKHLDENLTHDYARIKDPLDLWKALKERFDNQKKITLPHALDEWANLRFQDFEKVETYNSAILRIAAQLEYCGKPVTEAEMLEKTYQTFHKNYYVLQEQYRNRGYTRFSELAVALMIAEKNNELLIKNHNIRPTGTKAFPEVNATDVKNPERGNVSYRGRGRGRGYGRGRGHRFNRGNERSYNPKGRGSNTWNRSDRGKGNEAQENPTRKNENVCYRCGSKGHWSQVCRTPQHLCKLYQETIRGKAKEVNLNEHFEGTTSTYLESSDFMDDVDEATHQDN; translated from the coding sequence ATGGCAAATATCGAGAAACTTCAGTTTCCGGCCTTAGAAATAACTGGGGCAAATTACACGGCGTGGATAACTAATATGGAGCTTCATCTAGATTCAGAGAAAATACTCGACACAataaaagaaggaaacaaaacGGCATCTCATGAAAAGGCTAAGGCCGTAATATTTCTGAGAAAGCACCTAGATGAAAACCTTACGCATGACTATGCAAGGATAAAAGATCCTCTAGATCTTTGGAAAGCCCTAAAGGAGAGGTTTGATAACCAGAAGAAAATAACTCTTCCCCATGCACTCGATGAATGGGCGAACCTGCGGTTTCAAGATTTTGAAAAGGTGGAAACGTACAATTCCGCTATATTAAGGATAGCGGCGCAATTAGAATATTGCGGTAAGCCCGTGACGGAAGCAGAAATGCTTGAGAAAACTTACCAAACGTTCCACAAAAACTATTATGTTCTACAAGAACAATACAGAAACCGTGGATACACGAGGTTCTCTGAACTCGCTGTAGCGCTCATGATAGCGGAGAAAAATAATGAACTCCTTATCAAAAACCACAATATCCGACCCACAGGAACCAAAGCATTTCCTGAGGTGAATGCAACGGATGTAAAAAATCCGGAAAGAGGAAATGTTTCCTatcgtggtcgtggtcgtggtcgtggttACGGTCGTGGTCGTGGCCATCGATTTAATCGTGGTAATGAAAGGAGTTACAACCCAAAAGGAAGGGGATCCAACACGTGGAATCGATCCGATCGTGGAAAAGGGAATGAAGCCCAAGAAAACCCTACTCGTAAAAACGAGAACGTCTGTTACAGATGTGGATCGAAGGGGCATTGGTCTCAAGTATGCCGAACTCCTCAGCATCTATGTAAGTTGTACCAAGAAACCATCAGAGGCAAAGCAAAGGAAGTTAATCTTAATGAGCACTTTGAGGGTACAACATCTACATACCTTGAGTCTTCTGACTTTATGGACGATGTCGACGAGGCCACTCATCAAGATAATTAA
- the LOC108853983 gene encoding F-box protein At4g35930 codes for MGKVSPKDSDSKISTRKKRLKSSNNKYLKPGALVQLCYSKASATAKSCNDLGKKRVPVFDTKPVEDVISLRSPLVSSPVNVVKRSSVVKPMKFDDLQVESRKSPLMLSPVGIVRQNSLLRTPKTPQAEPCNSESQFESLPMDLLVKIVCHLHHDELKAVFHVSQRIRAAAVIARQYHFNFTTPDRSRQEMLSVLTPLPINRWPFVSKGDGNARVMASPHTPKAPRHGPRPPCRTKLAEMKQIAAVLFQDQTASFPSRCNVPSVLQRPTLFKPLAPKHPRVLFYEDELCQAVAQNNLQ; via the exons ATGGGGAAAGTATCACCGAAGGATTCGGATTCGAAGATCTCAACGAGGAAGAAGAGGTTGAAGAGTTCGAATAACAAGTACTTAAAGCCTGGGGCTCTTGTTCAGCTCTGTTACAGCAAAGCTTCCGCAACTGCTAAGTCTTGCAATGATCTGGGGAAGAAACGTGTACCTGTGTTTGATACTAAGCCTGTGGAAGATGTTATTTCTCTCAGAAGCCCTCTGGTTTCGTCCCCTGTTAACGTTGTGAAGCGGAGCAGTGTGGTGAAGCCGATGAAGTTCGATGATTTGCAGGTGGAGAGTAGGAAGAGTCCTCTAATGTTATCTCCTGTGGGTATCGTTAGGCAAAACTCGCTGCTGAGGACGCCTAAGACTCCGCAAGCTGAGCCATGCAACTCTGAGTCTCAGTTTGAGTCTCTTCCCATGGATTTGCTG GTTAAGATTGTGTGTCATCTGCACCATGACGAGCTGAAGGCAGTGTTCCATGTTTCTCAGAGAATAAGGGCAGCT GCCGTGATTGCAAGACAGTATCATTTCAATTTTACAACGCCAGACCGCTCAAGACAGGAAATGCTGAGTGTTCTGACCCCATTGCCAATAAATCGTTGGCCATTTGTTAG CAAGGGTGATGGAAACGCAAGAGTCATGGCGAGCCCACACACCCCAAAAGCGCCGAGACATGGTCCTCGACCACCTTGCCGAACTAAACTAGCAGAGATGAAGCAAATCGCTGCTGTTCTTTTCCAAGACCAGACAGCTTCTTTCCCTTCGAGGTGCAACGTTCCTTCGGTTCTCCAGAGGCCGACTCTGTTCAAGCCACTGGCTCCAAAGCACCCTCGTGTGCTCTTCTATGAAGATGAGTTATGTCAAGCTGTTGCTCAAAACAACCTTCAGTGA
- the LOC108853981 gene encoding uncharacterized protein LOC108853981, translating into MSRCFPFPPPGYVVNGIRDEAMIDSIKGAEEKCNKELRRQERKKRDKKEKKDKKDKKRKERGSGEGESEKHSHKRQRKEEVAKDVVQKNQKVDDVFRKLKESEISCLAKSSVTVERELLQSTSQNSCDSTLNSNEKEKKQTLNGGRHNNNNGSTLNSNELPKDKEKQPLDGRHSNINNNNDSESIIRIRLPIRRPKDPEGMMMMITNKDQPCPSRDLKFDSVTREQPQPPCSTSAPEHASKPHEEKIKAHTSTRKHKEKHREKKHKEKKLPSTTTQETYQPSSLCRLCPPSIAEQFLNVVENWVPNTIESRVELTNSEEDECWWLMKKPSSNKTDSERCKQLLGGNFETKEVISSSIAWPRARLLPEADVYALPYTVPF; encoded by the exons ATGTCTCGGTGTTTCCCGTTCCCGCCACCTGGCTATGTAGTGAATGGAATCCGCGATGAGGCTATGATCGATTCGATCAAG GGGGCAGAGGAGAAATGTAATAAAGAACTAAGGAGGCaggagagaaagaaaagagataaaaaggagaagaaagatAAGAAGGATAAAAAGAGGAAGGAGAGGGGAAGTGGGGAAGGTGAAAGCGAAAAGCATTCTCATAAGAGACAGCGTAAAGAAGAAGTTGCCAAAGATGTTGTTCAGAAGAACCAGAAAGTCGATGATGTTTTTCGTAAACTCAAAGAAAGTGAAATTAGCTGTTTGGCCAAGAGCAGCGTTACTGTTGAGCGTGAGCTGCTTCAGTCCACGTCTCAGAACTCTTGTGATAGCACTCTTAACAGCaatgagaaggagaagaagcagacGCTCAATGGTGGTAGACATAACAACAACAATGGTAGCACTCTTAACAGCAATGAGCTACCTAAGGACAAGGAGAAGCAGCCTCTCGATGGTAGACATAGcaacatcaacaacaacaacgactcTG AAAGCATCATTCGGATTCGTTTGCCTATCCGAAGGCCTAAAGATCCTGaagggatgatgatgatgattaccaACAAGGATCAACCTTGTCCTTCCCGGGATTTAAAGTTTGATAGTGTTACTAGAGAGCAGCCGCAACCTCCTTGTTCCACTTCTGCTCCAGAACATGCGTCAAAGCCACATGAAGAGAAGATAAAAGCCCACACTTCCACAAGGAAACACAAAGAGAAACACAGAGAGAAGAAACACAAAGAGAAGAAATTGCCGTCTACTACCACTCAAGAAACTTATCAACCTTCAAGCCTATGCAGGTTGTGCCCTCCATCAATTGCGGAGCAGTTCTTGAATGTAGTTGAGAACTGGGTCCCTAACACGATCGAGAGCAGAGTAGAGCTCACTAACTCTGAAGAGGATGAATGTTGGTGGTTGATGAAGAAGCCAAGTAGCAACAAGACTGACTCAGAAAGATGCAAACAACTTCTTGGCGGAAACTTTGAGACCAAGGAAGTAATAAGCAGTTCAATAGCTTGGCCACGTGCTCGCCTTTTACCAGAAGCTGATGTCTACGCCTTACCTTATACCGTCCCTTTCTGA